One window of the Salvelinus fontinalis isolate EN_2023a chromosome 2, ASM2944872v1, whole genome shotgun sequence genome contains the following:
- the LOC129832288 gene encoding synaptogyrin-3-like has product MDGVGSFGAGLAGAAFDPVSFIKQPTTILRVLSWVFSLVVFASIVNEGYVNLGSERLHCVFNKNADACNYGVFCGLLGLLLCSFFFLLDVKFQQISSIKDRKKAVMLEVGLSGFWTFLWFVSFCFLANQWSRTASEDLPLNQGADAARASIAFSFFSILTWAGLTVRAVQKYLLGTDMTLFTTDHLDGVAPVTPYPPTTGGAIEPSDNYQSPPFTEGLEAPAPTYQVPIY; this is encoded by the exons atggacgGAGTGGGATCGTTCGGAGCGGGCCTGGCAGGTGCTGCCTTCGACCCGGTTTCCTTCATCAAGCAACCGACCACCATCCTCAGGGTCCTGTCCTGG gtaTTCTCCCTGGTGGTGTTTGCCTCTATAGTGAACGAGGGCTATGTGAACCTGGGCAGTGAACGTCTCCACTGTGTGTTCAATAAGAATGCTGATGCGTGTAACTACGGAGTGTTCTGTGGTCTGCTGGGCTTGTTGCTGTGTTCCTTCTTCTTCCTGCTGGATGTCAAGTTCCAACAGATCAGCTCTATTAAGGACAGGAAGAAGGCTGTGATGCTGGAGGTCGGGCTTTCAG GTTTCTGGACGTTCCTGTGGTTTGTGAGTTTCTGTTTCCTGGCCAATCAGTGGTCTAGGACCGCCTCTGAGGACCTGCCACTCAACCAGGGGGCCGACGCAGCCAGGGCCTCTATCGCCTTCTCATTCTTCTCCATCCTCAcctgg gcTGGTCTGACGGTGCGTGCAGTCCAGAAATATCTCCTGGGAACAGACATGACCCTCTTCACCACCGACCATCTGGACGGAGTCGCCCCGGTAACACCATACCCCCCCACCACCGGGGGCGCCATCGAGCCCAGCGACAACTACCAGAGCCCCCCGTTCACAGAGGGGCTGGAAGCCCCCGCCCCCACATACCAGGTCCCCATATACTAG